In bacterium, a single window of DNA contains:
- the betB gene encoding NAD/NADP-dependent betaine aldehyde dehydrogenase, with protein MNPRLPVLKTYKLCIGGQFPRSESGRTLPLRHGDSLIANICQGSRKDARDAVVAARKAQGGWAAKTAYNRGQILYRMAEVLEQRRAELLDELAKTGKSVKLCAKELDSSVDRLVWYAGWADKYSQLLGTVNPVAAPYFNFTLPEPTGVVVLVPPDSPALLGLVSLLAPVIVAGNTTVVMASETNPLPAVTLGEILATSDLPGGVVNILTGYRHELLPPLASHMDVNAVVYAAGDPKEAALMQREGVANVKRVVVRDGLSETDWTTDRTASPWWIADTVELKTVWHPIGV; from the coding sequence ATGAATCCGCGTCTGCCGGTCCTCAAGACATACAAACTCTGCATTGGGGGGCAGTTTCCCCGGAGCGAGTCGGGGCGCACCCTCCCCCTGCGCCACGGCGATTCCCTCATAGCGAACATCTGCCAGGGGAGTCGGAAGGATGCCCGGGATGCGGTAGTCGCGGCCCGGAAGGCTCAAGGAGGCTGGGCCGCAAAAACTGCTTACAATCGCGGTCAAATCCTGTACAGAATGGCGGAGGTGCTGGAGCAACGACGCGCCGAATTGCTGGATGAATTGGCGAAGACCGGGAAATCAGTAAAGCTATGCGCCAAAGAGCTGGACTCAAGCGTGGACCGATTGGTCTGGTACGCCGGTTGGGCGGACAAGTACTCCCAGCTCCTCGGCACCGTGAATCCTGTGGCTGCCCCCTACTTCAACTTCACGCTCCCGGAACCGACAGGAGTTGTGGTCCTGGTTCCTCCGGACTCCCCGGCGCTTCTGGGACTTGTTTCGCTTCTGGCTCCAGTCATCGTGGCGGGAAACACGACCGTCGTGATGGCCTCAGAGACCAATCCGCTGCCGGCGGTCACGCTTGGTGAGATCCTGGCGACCAGCGACCTCCCGGGGGGAGTCGTGAACATCCTGACGGGCTATCGCCATGAACTGTTGCCCCCGCTCGCCAGCCATATGGATGTCAACGCCGTCGTGTATGCCGCCGGGGACCCCAAGGAGGCGGCACTGATGCAGCGCGAGGGGGTGGCGAATGTGAAGCGGGTCGTGGTGCGGGACGGCTTATCGGAGACAGACTGGACCACCGACCGGACCGCGTCGCCCTGGTGGATCGCCGATACAGTCGAGCTCAAAACCGTTTGGCACCCCATCGGGGTGTAG
- the aldA gene encoding putative aldehyde dehydrogenase AldA, with protein sequence MAKAPTTSRTASAAAPGSPNGRSRHQRPAPAPHLEFGTAWEYAPAPEDPGIARLQGHYDAFIDGRFVAAKGRRTFTTLNPATGKPLAEVALCGAAEVDRAVKAARKAYDSHWFRMPGKERAKYLFRIARMLQERAREFAVLESLDGGKPIRESRDIDIPLAAAHFFYYAGWADKLEWAFPHRRIAPLGVAGQIIPWNFPLLMAAWKIAPALACGNTVVLKPAETTPLTALHLAQLLQDLDLPPGVVNILPGGPETGVALVGHPGIDKIAFTGSTEVGKLIQAAVAGTRKRLTLELGGKAANIVCEDAPLDQAVEGIINGIYFNQGHVCCAGSRLLVQESVHDVVVRKLRDRIATLRVGDPLDKNTDIGAINSAEQLAKIQELVASGEAEGAVRWSSPCPLPRQGYYFPPTFFTGVAQSHRIAQEEIFGPVLAIQTFRTPAEAIEKANNTPYGLSAGIWTEKGSKIFHLTAAMRAGVVWANTYNQFDPASPFGGYKESGFGREGGLHGLHAYLQVD encoded by the coding sequence ATGGCGAAAGCTCCCACGACATCCCGGACCGCGAGCGCAGCAGCGCCTGGGAGTCCGAATGGCCGGTCCCGGCATCAGCGTCCGGCCCCCGCCCCGCATCTGGAATTCGGGACCGCCTGGGAGTATGCCCCCGCCCCGGAAGACCCCGGCATCGCCCGGCTGCAGGGGCACTACGACGCGTTTATTGATGGACGCTTCGTCGCCGCGAAGGGACGTCGCACCTTCACGACCCTGAACCCGGCCACTGGAAAGCCCCTGGCTGAAGTGGCCCTGTGTGGGGCCGCCGAGGTCGATCGGGCTGTCAAAGCCGCACGCAAAGCCTACGACTCCCACTGGTTCCGGATGCCAGGGAAAGAGCGGGCGAAGTACCTCTTCCGCATCGCCCGGATGCTGCAGGAGCGGGCCCGGGAGTTCGCGGTGCTGGAGTCGCTGGATGGGGGCAAACCAATCCGGGAGTCCCGGGATATCGACATCCCCCTGGCGGCAGCGCATTTCTTCTACTACGCCGGCTGGGCCGACAAACTGGAATGGGCCTTTCCGCATCGACGCATTGCGCCGCTGGGAGTCGCAGGGCAGATTATTCCCTGGAACTTCCCCCTCCTGATGGCAGCCTGGAAAATCGCGCCGGCCCTGGCCTGTGGGAACACCGTGGTCCTGAAGCCAGCGGAGACCACCCCCCTTACGGCCCTGCATCTTGCTCAGCTGTTGCAGGATCTGGACCTGCCGCCGGGAGTCGTGAACATCCTCCCCGGCGGACCGGAGACCGGAGTCGCGCTGGTCGGGCATCCTGGCATCGACAAAATCGCTTTCACTGGCTCCACGGAAGTCGGCAAACTGATCCAGGCGGCAGTTGCCGGGACCCGCAAGCGACTGACGCTTGAGCTCGGCGGGAAAGCAGCGAACATCGTTTGTGAGGATGCCCCCCTCGATCAGGCAGTGGAAGGGATCATCAACGGGATCTACTTCAATCAGGGGCATGTCTGCTGCGCGGGCTCCCGACTCCTGGTGCAGGAGTCGGTCCACGATGTGGTCGTCCGAAAGCTGCGCGACCGGATCGCCACCCTGCGCGTGGGCGATCCGCTGGATAAGAACACCGACATCGGAGCCATTAACTCGGCGGAGCAACTGGCGAAGATCCAGGAGCTGGTGGCCAGCGGCGAGGCCGAGGGGGCAGTCCGGTGGTCAAGCCCCTGTCCCCTGCCGCGTCAGGGGTACTACTTTCCACCGACCTTCTTCACCGGTGTCGCGCAGTCCCATCGGATCGCCCAGGAAGAGATCTTTGGTCCGGTCCTGGCGATTCAGACCTTTCGTACACCAGCTGAGGCTATCGAGAAAGCGAACAACACCCCTTATGGGCTCTCGGCGGGGATCTGGACGGAGAAGGGCTCCAAGATCTTTCATCTCACCGCCGCCATGCGGGCCGGCGTGGTCTGGGCTAACACCTACAACCAGTTCGACCCCGCCAGCCCCTTCGGGGGATACAAAGAATCCGGCTTCGGTCGCGAGGGGGGGCTGCACGGCCTCCACGCGTACCTGCAGGTCGACTAG
- the deoC gene encoding Deoxyribose-phosphate aldolase yields MGIAAASPPLLTARDNLHLRDRWGVPTVDQVAVTVRAERATKRSLKKATKVQGLRLALSMVDLTTLEGKDSPGKVRALCAKARQPDPRFPELPAVAAVCVYPPFVALAKECLAGTSIKVASVATAFPSGQAPLRLRVQETEWVVRQGADEVDMVINRGAFLAGRFHEVASEIRAIREACGPAHLKVILETGELETYDQVRLASEIAMRSGADFIKTSTGKAAVNATLPVTLVMLEAIRDYYYATGIRIGMKPAGGIATSKLALHYLVLVKETLGDAWLTPDRFRFGASSLVNDLLMQLERTTTGRYAGGDYFTKD; encoded by the coding sequence ATGGGCATCGCTGCCGCTTCCCCACCCCTGCTCACCGCCCGCGACAACCTGCATTTGCGGGATCGCTGGGGTGTACCGACCGTGGATCAGGTGGCGGTGACCGTCCGGGCGGAACGGGCGACCAAGCGGAGCCTGAAAAAAGCCACCAAGGTCCAGGGGCTCCGCCTCGCCCTGTCCATGGTGGATCTCACGACTTTGGAGGGGAAGGACTCGCCGGGAAAAGTCCGGGCGCTCTGTGCGAAGGCGCGTCAGCCCGACCCCCGTTTCCCGGAGCTCCCTGCGGTGGCGGCGGTCTGTGTCTACCCGCCATTTGTGGCGCTGGCAAAAGAGTGCCTCGCTGGCACCAGCATCAAAGTCGCATCGGTCGCGACCGCCTTCCCTTCCGGTCAGGCCCCCTTACGACTGCGGGTGCAGGAAACCGAATGGGTAGTGCGTCAGGGCGCGGATGAAGTCGACATGGTGATCAACCGGGGCGCCTTTCTCGCCGGACGCTTCCATGAAGTCGCCAGCGAGATTCGGGCGATCCGGGAGGCCTGCGGTCCGGCGCATCTGAAAGTGATTCTGGAGACCGGCGAACTGGAGACCTATGACCAGGTGCGGCTCGCCTCCGAAATCGCCATGCGCTCCGGTGCCGATTTCATCAAGACCAGCACTGGCAAGGCCGCAGTCAATGCCACGCTGCCCGTAACGCTGGTCATGCTGGAAGCGATCCGGGACTACTACTACGCCACCGGCATCCGGATCGGCATGAAGCCCGCCGGCGGCATCGCGACATCAAAGCTCGCGCTTCATTACCTGGTCCTGGTGAAAGAGACGCTGGGGGATGCCTGGCTGACACCGGACCGCTTCCGCTTCGGTGCCTCGAGCCTGGTCAACGACCTGCTGATGCAACTGGAGCGGACCACCACCGGGCGCTATGCCGGTGGGGATTACTTCACGAAGGACTGA
- the macB_1 gene encoding Macrolide export ATP-binding/permease protein MacB, whose protein sequence is MQMLTTLAIAIRAILNNRLRSSLTMLGIAIGIAAVIALQAIGEGQKKAQLEIFEKMGANRIMVFPGWGRRGGVSQVSATLKLEDAEAFLDLPQVQRVSPANFVQVRAKYLANSLQTQVIGVLPEYIEVENYTFKYGEMFTASDVTSWGRVCILGHKTATDLFGSRNPVGEEIRLAGKAFRVIGVFNAKGDLGWFNPDEQIVVPLTTNWTKLGASDGVQQITLQARSDADLSAVEDAVRDILRTRHAAYRRNEDLFNVFNAAEMQAQREAASKMISSFLLAVGGIALFIGGVGIMNIMLVTVTERTREIGLRKAIGATPVGIMSQFLTEAIVLCTMAGFLGVAGGVGIAQWMAKSAETLQFPAPIIQQNAIWIAVGVSVTIGLIFGTTPALKASQLDPIRALRHE, encoded by the coding sequence ATGCAGATGCTCACGACCCTGGCCATCGCGATTCGGGCCATCCTGAACAATCGCCTCCGGAGCAGCCTCACGATGCTGGGGATTGCCATCGGGATTGCCGCCGTGATCGCACTCCAGGCGATCGGTGAGGGACAGAAAAAGGCTCAGCTTGAGATTTTTGAAAAGATGGGCGCGAATCGCATCATGGTCTTTCCGGGGTGGGGACGGCGCGGTGGTGTCAGCCAGGTCTCTGCCACCCTGAAGCTGGAAGATGCCGAAGCCTTCCTGGATCTGCCGCAAGTGCAGCGGGTCTCCCCGGCCAACTTCGTACAGGTCCGGGCAAAGTACCTTGCGAACTCCCTGCAGACCCAGGTCATCGGGGTCCTGCCGGAGTACATCGAAGTCGAGAACTACACCTTCAAGTACGGCGAAATGTTCACTGCCAGTGATGTCACGTCCTGGGGACGTGTCTGCATTCTGGGGCACAAGACAGCGACCGATCTGTTCGGAAGTCGCAATCCAGTTGGTGAAGAAATCCGGCTTGCTGGCAAGGCGTTCCGGGTGATCGGTGTCTTCAATGCCAAGGGGGATCTGGGCTGGTTCAATCCCGATGAACAGATCGTGGTGCCTCTCACAACCAACTGGACCAAGCTCGGGGCCAGTGATGGCGTGCAGCAGATTACGCTCCAGGCCCGCTCTGATGCGGACTTATCAGCGGTTGAGGATGCAGTACGCGACATCCTCCGGACCCGGCATGCCGCCTATCGTCGCAATGAAGACCTCTTTAATGTCTTCAACGCTGCCGAAATGCAGGCGCAGCGCGAGGCAGCGAGCAAGATGATTTCCTCCTTCCTCCTGGCGGTCGGAGGCATCGCGCTCTTCATCGGCGGAGTCGGGATCATGAACATCATGCTGGTGACCGTCACCGAACGGACCCGCGAGATTGGATTGCGCAAAGCGATCGGCGCGACCCCGGTGGGCATCATGAGCCAGTTCTTGACCGAAGCGATTGTCCTCTGCACGATGGCGGGATTCCTTGGAGTCGCCGGGGGTGTGGGGATCGCGCAGTGGATGGCGAAATCAGCGGAGACCCTGCAGTTCCCGGCCCCCATCATTCAGCAGAATGCGATCTGGATTGCCGTGGGGGTCAGCGTGACCATCGGTCTGATCTTTGGGACCACTCCGGCCCTGAAAGCCTCCCAACTCGACCCCATTCGCGCCCTGCGGCACGAATAG
- the pilT_1 gene encoding Twitching mobility protein, giving the protein MADARSVRNLLNLVYEKGASDLHLGVDRPPWMRIDGKLQQIDLPKLTRQDMEDFSRILLGPKREFLIDEQNEIDFSFAPEDFPGRFRVNFFRQKGEIGLVLRLVIYNIPTMEELNLPPVLGKISREAERGIIIVTGTTGSGKSTTLAAMIDLMNRERNLHIITIEDPIEFFHFDNNCMINQREVGIDTDSFITALRAAMREDPDVILVGEMRDKETVNTTMTAAITGHLVLTTLHTLDVVQTVNRVIDYYPADQQRQARIMLSETIYAAFSMRLLPRQDIENGRIPAMESMIATARIREFIINPEETAMIKAAMEEGREDGMMTFDQYLLALYRAQKISYKTALRAASSPHDFQLLERKTTHIDAPITQSYYGSR; this is encoded by the coding sequence GTGGCTGACGCTCGTTCAGTACGAAACCTGCTCAATCTCGTGTACGAGAAGGGCGCATCCGACCTGCACCTCGGGGTCGACCGGCCCCCGTGGATGCGCATCGACGGCAAGCTGCAGCAGATCGATCTGCCCAAGCTGACCCGTCAGGATATGGAAGACTTCTCCCGCATCCTGCTCGGTCCGAAGCGCGAGTTCCTGATCGACGAGCAGAACGAAATCGACTTTTCGTTCGCGCCGGAAGACTTCCCGGGGCGGTTCCGTGTGAACTTCTTCCGTCAGAAGGGCGAAATCGGGCTGGTCCTCCGCCTGGTCATCTACAACATCCCGACGATGGAAGAACTGAACCTGCCGCCGGTTCTCGGGAAGATTTCCCGGGAAGCCGAGCGCGGGATCATCATCGTCACCGGCACCACGGGGTCCGGGAAGTCGACCACCCTGGCGGCCATGATCGACCTGATGAACCGGGAGCGAAACCTCCACATCATCACGATCGAGGACCCCATCGAGTTCTTCCACTTCGACAACAACTGCATGATCAATCAGCGCGAAGTGGGGATCGATACCGACTCCTTCATCACGGCCCTCCGGGCGGCGATGCGCGAAGACCCCGATGTCATCCTCGTGGGTGAAATGCGCGACAAGGAGACGGTGAACACCACCATGACCGCGGCCATCACCGGTCACTTGGTGCTCACCACCCTGCACACCCTCGACGTGGTGCAGACGGTGAACCGCGTCATCGACTACTACCCGGCAGACCAGCAGCGCCAGGCCCGCATCATGTTGTCGGAAACCATCTACGCCGCCTTCTCCATGCGCCTGCTCCCCCGGCAGGACATCGAGAACGGGCGTATTCCGGCCATGGAAAGCATGATCGCCACCGCCCGTATCCGGGAGTTCATCATCAACCCGGAAGAGACCGCGATGATCAAGGCGGCTATGGAAGAAGGTCGGGAAGATGGCATGATGACCTTCGACCAGTACCTCCTGGCCCTCTACCGGGCGCAGAAGATCAGCTACAAGACCGCCCTGCGCGCCGCCTCCAGCCCCCACGACTTCCAGCTCCTCGAGCGGAAGACGACCCACATCGACGCTCCGATCACCCAGAGTTACTACGGCAGCCGCTAG
- the atoS gene encoding Signal transduction histidine-protein kinase AtoS, translated as MQDATAINPAMDATPVAQLAAQVAELLAADPTTDGLEPFAAELQSKLDALRQEWDSLQSEQQRLRETEARFMAFLRSSQDAVLLADPSGRIKTWNDGAERLFGLEGEQLDGRLVEELLEVPTLEEQTDHQITTIRMQGIHQDGSRFPADVSVASSPTPCGVVYTFMIRDVTGEESLKSQLLQAQRLEAIGSLATGVAHEINTPTQYVNDNVHFLQNSFRDLMPLLEQLGPMLAAAENGEAPGAASLAALASCWRKADPEFLISEIPLALEQSLQGLARIAEIVRSMKALAHQGASQAKTPENLNEILQQTVTISTGEWKYVAHLDLQLDESLPAIPCLRSELSQVFLNLIVNAAHAIESAQGENPSAKGTITISTSRVGNKAVVRIQDTGTGIPPEVQSRIFDPFFTTKPVGKGSGQGLTIAHGIVVEKHQGTLTFETQPGVGTTFVITLPLSDIRPEKEL; from the coding sequence ATGCAGGACGCCACAGCCATCAACCCAGCGATGGACGCCACGCCGGTCGCGCAACTTGCCGCCCAGGTGGCGGAGCTTCTGGCTGCCGATCCAACCACCGACGGACTGGAGCCTTTTGCTGCTGAACTCCAGTCGAAACTGGACGCCCTCCGCCAGGAGTGGGACTCCCTCCAATCCGAACAACAGCGGTTGCGCGAGACCGAAGCACGCTTCATGGCGTTTCTTCGCTCCAGTCAGGATGCAGTCCTGCTGGCGGATCCGTCAGGGCGGATCAAGACATGGAACGATGGGGCCGAGCGCCTCTTTGGCCTCGAGGGTGAGCAACTCGATGGCCGCCTGGTGGAGGAACTCCTGGAAGTCCCGACGCTGGAAGAGCAAACGGATCATCAGATCACCACGATCCGGATGCAGGGCATTCATCAGGATGGATCACGCTTCCCGGCGGATGTCAGCGTGGCATCCAGCCCGACACCCTGTGGTGTGGTGTACACGTTCATGATTCGGGATGTCACGGGCGAGGAGTCCCTGAAGTCGCAGCTCCTGCAGGCGCAGCGGCTGGAGGCCATCGGCTCCCTTGCGACTGGTGTTGCCCATGAAATCAATACGCCGACCCAGTATGTCAATGACAATGTTCACTTCCTGCAAAACAGCTTCCGGGATCTGATGCCACTGCTGGAACAGCTCGGTCCGATGCTGGCCGCTGCCGAAAATGGCGAAGCTCCCGGGGCTGCCAGCCTCGCTGCGCTGGCCAGTTGCTGGCGCAAGGCTGATCCGGAGTTCCTGATCAGCGAGATCCCGCTGGCACTGGAGCAGTCACTCCAGGGACTGGCCCGCATTGCGGAAATCGTCCGGTCCATGAAAGCCCTGGCTCATCAGGGCGCATCACAGGCGAAGACTCCGGAGAATCTCAATGAAATCCTGCAGCAGACCGTGACTATCTCCACGGGCGAATGGAAGTATGTCGCGCACCTGGACCTGCAGCTTGATGAAAGCCTGCCAGCCATCCCCTGCTTGCGAAGTGAACTCTCGCAGGTTTTTCTAAACCTGATCGTGAACGCGGCGCACGCCATCGAGTCGGCTCAGGGTGAGAACCCCTCCGCTAAGGGAACTATCACGATCTCCACATCCCGCGTTGGGAACAAGGCAGTAGTTCGGATCCAGGACACCGGGACTGGCATTCCGCCGGAAGTGCAGTCCCGCATCTTCGACCCATTCTTTACTACCAAACCTGTTGGGAAGGGCTCCGGGCAGGGCCTGACCATCGCTCATGGGATCGTAGTTGAAAAGCACCAGGGGACCCTGACTTTCGAAACTCAACCGGGGGTGGGTACCACCTTTGTGATAACATTACCTTTGTCTGACATACGACCAGAAAAGGAGCTTTAG
- the pppA gene encoding Leader peptidase PppA, whose product MTLLSAIPPPYQMPAGELALIWLVYLLPLGVAMLFGLIVGSFVNVVAWRSPRMRSLMDPPSHCYSCGSFLEGRHNIPIWTWLTLRGKCAYCAAPFSSRYAWVEFLTGLTFALILFFRYYYTDWPGPGVLPNLHLGAEVVPFLAKAYLFATVLIIIAVIDTEFRYIFDTFTIPGMVLGLLLAPVTFMDPSCTAGWTTAQFFLDSLYGLLLGLVLVGVFHAISPRGMGLGDVMFAGMLGAFLGWRALLVGLLMSIYVGGAAAVVVMLVAIAQRRYKPGTLVIPFGPYLAIGALMGMLFGCQWFTQYWASMQPRPVNTETGDPTPES is encoded by the coding sequence ATGACGCTCCTTTCTGCCATCCCGCCCCCTTATCAGATGCCGGCAGGGGAACTGGCCCTCATCTGGCTGGTCTACCTCCTCCCGCTGGGGGTCGCCATGCTCTTCGGGCTGATCGTCGGGTCGTTCGTGAACGTGGTGGCCTGGCGCTCGCCCCGGATGCGGTCCCTGATGGACCCGCCATCGCACTGCTATAGCTGCGGCTCCTTCCTCGAAGGGCGACATAACATCCCGATCTGGACCTGGCTCACCCTCCGTGGAAAGTGCGCCTACTGTGCCGCCCCTTTTAGCAGTCGCTATGCCTGGGTCGAGTTTCTGACCGGCCTTACCTTTGCCCTAATCCTCTTCTTTCGCTACTACTACACCGACTGGCCGGGACCGGGCGTGCTCCCTAATCTGCACTTAGGCGCTGAAGTCGTCCCGTTTTTGGCCAAGGCCTACCTCTTCGCCACCGTCCTGATCATCATCGCGGTCATCGACACCGAGTTTCGCTATATTTTCGACACTTTCACCATCCCGGGCATGGTGCTGGGGCTCCTCCTGGCACCTGTCACCTTTATGGACCCCTCCTGCACCGCTGGCTGGACGACGGCTCAGTTCTTCCTCGACAGCCTCTATGGGCTCCTGCTGGGCCTCGTGCTGGTGGGAGTCTTCCATGCGATCTCCCCCCGGGGGATGGGGCTGGGGGATGTGATGTTCGCCGGCATGCTGGGGGCTTTTCTGGGCTGGCGCGCCCTGCTGGTGGGCCTACTGATGAGCATTTATGTCGGTGGGGCCGCAGCGGTGGTCGTGATGCTGGTCGCTATCGCGCAACGCCGGTACAAGCCGGGCACGTTGGTGATCCCTTTCGGACCTTATCTGGCCATTGGAGCGCTGATGGGGATGCTCTTTGGCTGCCAGTGGTTTACACAATACTGGGCATCGATGCAGCCCCGGCCAGTCAACACGGAAACCGGTGACCCCACACCAGAGAGCTAG